One Scophthalmus maximus strain ysfricsl-2021 chromosome 1, ASM2237912v1, whole genome shotgun sequence genomic region harbors:
- the LOC118287448 gene encoding zinc fingers and homeoboxes protein 1-like, with protein sequence MSSRRKSTTPCMVLPSDVVEQEEVVEPTERTKEEEAEEEEEGKVKKKGAEEGPTAEELGQAVVVVPTPPDTDEPSVSAVEDGDLDSELDPSLKHSAANPPEDPSGDQPTQEQQSDAAEEGGADPVSVAAISLSKTPIMRLKTKSEPKRIAVSLKSAEEALDGFGGGSEGEVGGEQEPIEAPLGHMTPVEMLLHDAMKLGGGGMLVSPPSEQQRKTSILNPTVLPAGLAQVLSAFQAQQSAAAAAQPQPQLLIPLSSIPSYSAAMDTNPLLGSTYKKFPYPSTAEIGSLAAQTQFTEEQIKVWFSAQRLKHGVSWTPEEVEEARRKQFNGTVHTVPQTITVIPAHQLSAAANGLQSILQTCQIVGQSGLVFTQVGPGGNLPVTSPITLTVAGLPSQSQSSSRLSCQPTPTSSELKRATTVQPPSLSPQENSALSADTFSMRPKKSKEQLAELKASYLKNHFVTDAEISRLMKVTNLTKGEIKKWFSDTRYNQRNSKNSHVIVFHDGGGRGSCSSASATIVIDSSDDNPTSPHPPCTPPVKEKETRPKTWNPFPDFTLQKFKEKTPEQLVVLEESFEKSCNPSDDELSRMRTETKLTRREIDAWFTERRKMPSVSTSSPDSSEGGKMETDGAKAGTGGATSSSPSAASSRRGSQSPSGGRSRQLPTTSSSKRDMRDKSKKTPEQLHILKSAFVRTQWPTPEEYDQLGEESGLARSYIVSWFGDSRYSWKNGNLKWFFQYQSGNAEGANLGGGPKMGSASGRKRRGRNRGWGRSRTRKQPRRSASCSADTDRSPPAKKFKTGREILKEYFLKHRFLNEQDLDELVTKTNMSYEQVREWFAEVQRRSDMGGDPFQESAAGRADTVKGVEAEGGETRGEASAAAEDQTGAAAAAMGNEDDDEEDEEEDDAEDTDDSEVWEPSRSVRKSLSVSED encoded by the exons ATGTCGAGCCGCCGGAAATCCACCACACCTTGCATGGTGCTGCCCTCTGACGTGGTCGAGCAGGAAGAGGTGGTGGAGCCAACGGAGAGGAccaaggaggaagaggcagaggaagaggaggaggggaaggtgaagaagaagggagcagaggaggggccGACCGCAGAGGAGCTAGGTCAGGCTGTTGTGGTTGTCCCCACACCTCCGGATACAG ATGAGCCCAGTGTCTCTGCTGTAGAAGACGGTGACCTTGACAGTGAACTTGATCCGTCACTGAAGCACAGCGCCGCAAACCCTCCTGAGGATCCGAGCGGCGATCAGCCAACCCAGGAACAACAGAGCGATGCTGCCGAGGAGGGGGGAGCAGACCCCGTGTCGGTTGCTGCCATTTCCCTCAGTAAGACGCCCATCATGAGGTTGAAGACCAAATCTGAACCCAAGAGGATCGCCGTGTCGCTCAAATCGGCGGAGGAGGCGTTGGACGGTTTCGGTGGAGGCAGTGAaggggaggtgggaggagagcaggagccCATCGAAGCTCCCCTGGGGCACATGACGCCCGTGGAGATGCTGCTCCACGACGCCATGAAGCTCGGAGGAGGTGGCATGCTCGTCAGCCCGCCgtcggagcagcagaggaaaacgTCCATTTTGAACCCCACAGTTCTGCCTGCTGGCCTGGCACAG GTGCTGTCAGCTTTCCAGGCCCAGCAGAGTGCAGCAGCGGCggctcagcctcagcctcagctaCTGATTCCCCTCAGCAGCATCCCATCCTACAGTGCAGCCATGGACACCAATCCCCTGCTGGGCAGCACATACAAGAAGTTTCCTTACCCCTCGACGGCCGAGATCGGCAGCCTGGCAGCACAGACACagttcacagaggagcagatcaAG GTATGGTTCTCAGCTCAGCGGCTGAAGCACGGTGTCAGCTGGACTCccgaggaagtggaggaggccAGGAGGAAGCAGTTTAACGGCACGGTGCACACGGTGCCTCAGACCATCACTGTCATACCCGCTCACCAGCTCTCCGCTGCGGCCAACGGCCTGCAGTCCATTCTTCAGACCTGCCAGATAGTGGGCCAGTCTGGCCTGGTGTTCACACAG GTCGGTCCAGGGGGGAACCTTCCAGTGACCAGTCCAATCACGCTGACAGTGGCAGGACTGCCCAGCCAGTCCCAGAGCTCCAGCAGACTGTCCTGCCAGCCCACCCCAACAAGCAGTGAGCTGAAACGGGCAACCACTGTCCagcccccctctctttctccacag gaaaACTCGGCCCTCAGTGCTGACACATTCAGTATGCGGCCCAAGAAGTCCAAAGAGCAGCTGGCAGAGCTGAAAGCCAGCTACCTGAAAAACCACTTTGTCACTGACGCCGAAATCTCCCGGTTGATGAAGGTCACGAACCTGACAAAGGGAGAGATCAAGAAATGGTTCAGTGACACCCGGTACAACCAGCGCAACTCCAAGAACAGCCACGTCATCGTTTTCCACGACGGAGGGGGTAGAGGCAGCTGTAGCAGTGCCAGCGCCACCATTGTTATTGACTCGAGCGATGATAACCCCACGTCTCCCCATCCTCCCTGCACACCTCctgtgaaggagaaggagacacGGCCAAAAACATGGAACCCATTCCCAGACTTTACTCTGCAGAAGTTTAAGGAGAAGACACCGGAGCagctggtggtgctggaggagaGTTTTGAGAAGAGCTGCAACCCGTCAGATGACGAACTGAGCCGCATGAGGACGGAGACTAAACTAACTAGGAGGGAGATAGACGCCTGGTTCACTGAGAGGCGAAAAATGCCATCGGTCAGTACCTCCTCCCCGGACTCCTCCGAGGGAGGGAAGATGGAAACAGATGGAGCGAAAGCAGGAACAGGAGGGGCAACCTCTTCTTCACCCTCTGCCGCCTCGTCTCGCAGAGGGAGTCAAAGTCCTTCCGGAGGTCGCAGTAGGCAGCTGCCCACCACTAGCAGCAGCAAGAGAGACATGAGAGATAAAAGTAAAAAGACTCCTGAGCAGCTCCACATTCTGAAAAGTGCCTTTGTGCGGACCCAGTGGCCCACACCAGAGGAGTACGACCAGCTGGGAGAGGAGAGCGGCCTTGCTCGGTCTTACATCGTCAGCTGGTTCGGGGACTCTCGGTACTCCTGGAAGAACGGAAACCTGAAATGGTTCTTTCAGTACCAGAGTGGTAATGCAGAGGGCGCGAACCTGGGAGGAGGCCCGAAAATGGGAAGCGCCAGTGGGAGAAAAAGACGCGGCCGGAACCGAGGCTGGGGTCGTTCCCGAACCAGGAAGCAGCCGAGAAGGTCTGCCTCCTGCAGCGCAGACACTGACAGATCTCCCCCCGCAAAGAAGTTCAAGACCGGGAGGGAGATCCTGAAGGAGTACTTCCTGAAGCACCGCTTCCTCAACGAGCAAGACCTGGATGAGCTTGTCACCAAGACAAACATGAGCTATGAACAg GTGAGGGAGTGGTTTGCCGAAGTCCAGCGGCGCTCAGACATGGGGGGAGATCCCTTCCAGGAGTCGGCTGCCGGGAGGGCGGACACAGTCAAAGGAgtggaggcggagggaggggagacacGGGGAGAGGCGTCGGCGGCCGCAGAGGACCAGactggcgctgctgctgctgcgatgggaaatgaagatgatgatgaagaagatgaggaggaggatgacgccGAGGATACAGACGACAGTGAGGTTTGGGAGCCGTCACGTAGTGTCCGGAAATCCTTGTCAGTTTCTGAGGACTGA
- the LOC118288076 gene encoding uncharacterized protein LOC118288076 isoform X3: MKWADPVLGEPRVYFPSDRSAAGMKDLVREFIRKATMALAIVIDSFTDVELLCDILEASRKRNVSVHLLLDHVDLDLFVAMWQDLKLDGKNFPKLSVRSVDGQTYCAKSGRKLTGRVAESFIIKDWTEVLTGSYSFSWLSWQVHRSLVFHVKGGSVAPFHHEFHRLDSSSKPVPSFVTFITVPHILPLYITSRAAQHDNTGAACHLKSRQSPTMGHWAWTGNAQKTQTTAKTSVLSNPKSPALDCNKYDNQHLQKEGTAAQTHTKPPPLYPKLLFLPRTLQRLSVEESKHTVMGVPARHDAKAHEEPAENNQNPIPSHSKTLGPTQVSYDRCQFANAKVQGSNPIHAGNHSQVPQTTVCYQSTLKNSNLDHDGVGTEGFFFQQRNGNRLTKPPGISAAGLNTHRGVKSDDPKLLSPPTSPQKQAKTGPKFPSTHSRGHISGLQTNIPPPGTRRPDQLQSQRQTPGRTRQPPTEAPGSKLTSTATGTQPRPRLQTHPEQNMQPQTSQQAKPPPRLNWIHTARPRPVARTSSFDTTYGTGQMTTSGRSGWRPAPADMNTLLRRSKSLTDRRSAGFNQNMTMDI; the protein is encoded by the exons ATGAAGTGGGCCGATCCTGTCCTGGGTGAGCCCCGTGTTTATTTCCCCTCTGACAGAAGTGCTGCTGGCATGAAGGACCTGGTCAGAGAGTTCATCAGAAAGGCTACAATG GCCCTGGCCATAGTGATAGACAGCTTCACCGACGTGGAGCTGCTCTGTGATATCCTGGAGGCCAGCAGGAAGAGGAACGTGTCCGTCCACCTGCTGTTGGATCATGTCGACCTCGACCTGTTTGTCGCCATGTGGCAGGACCTCAAACTCGACGGCAAAAACTTCCCT AAATTGTCAGTCCGCAGCGTCGATGGACAGACCTACTGTGCCAAGTCGGGCAGGAAGCTGACGGGTCGGGTCGCTGAGAGTTTCATCATCAAGGACTGGACCGAGGTGCTGACTGGCTCGTACAG TTTCTCCTGGCTGTCGTGGCAGGTCCATCGGAGTCTTGTTTTTCACGTGAAGGGCGGCTCCGTCGCACCTTTCCATCACGAATTCCACCGGCTCGACTCCAGCTCCAAACCAGTTCCCAgctttgtcactttcatcactGTGCCTCATATTCTCCCTCTTTACATCACATCACGTGCAGCCCAGCACGACAACACTGGTGCTGCTTGTCATTTGAAATCCAGGCAGTCCCCCACAATGGGCCACTGGGCTTGGACTGGAAACGCTCAAAAGACCCAGACAACAGCAAAAACGTCAGTTTTATCAAATCCAAAGAGTCCAGCATTGGACTGCAACAAATATGACAACCAACATCTGCAAAAAGAAGGCACAgctgcacaaacgcacacaaaaccTCCACCGCTGTACCCGAAACTGTTGTTTCTACCAAGAACACTGCAACGTCTATCTGTAGAAGAGTCAAAGCACACAGTGATGGGTGTCCCCGCAAGGCATGATGCAAAAGCACACGAGGAACCAGCGGAGAACAATCAAAACCCGATCCCGAGCCATTCAAAGACTCTGGGTCCGACCCAGGTCTCGTACGATCGGTGTCAGTTCGCCAATGCAAAGGTTCAAGGGTCAAACCCTATACACGCTGGAAACCACTCACAGGTACCGCAGACGACCGTCTGTTATCAGTCAACTTTGAAAAATTCAAATCTTGATCATGACGGTGTTGGTACCGAAGGATTTTTCTTTCAGCAGAGGAATGGAAACAGACTGACGAAGCCTCCAGGGATCTCTGCAGCAGgtctcaacacacacagaggagttaAATCTGATGATCCCAAACTACTGTCTCCTCCTACGTCACCTCAAAAACAAGCAAAGACAGGTCCTAAGTTCCCTTCGACCCATTCAAGAGGACACATATCTGGACTCCAAACCAACATCCCCCCTCCGGGAACCAGGAGGCCAGATCAGCTTCAGAGTCAGCGCCAAACCCCTGGTCGGACACGTCAACCTCCCACAGAGGCTCCAGGTTCTAAGTTGACATCAACAGCAACGGGAACTCAGCCCAGGCCTCGGCTCCAGACGCACCCCGAGCAGAATATGCAGCCCCAGACCTCCCAGCAGGCGAAGCCCCCTCCCAGGCTGAACTGGATTCACACTGCAAGGCCCAGACCGGTGGCTCGAACCAGCTCCTTTGACACAACCTACGGGACGGGACAGATGACCACGAGTGGACGGTCGGGCTGGAGGCCGGCGCCCGCCGACATGAACACACTACTGAGACGGAGCAAGAGCCTGACCGACAGACGCTCGGCAGGATTCAATCAAAACATGACTATGGACATATGA
- the LOC118288076 gene encoding uncharacterized protein LOC118288076 isoform X2: MSSFLRSCLLPFLIMILFFLPLPDMKWADPVLGEPRVYFPSDRSAAGMKDLVREFIRKATMALAIVIDSFTDVELLCDILEASRKRNVSVHLLLDHVDLDLFVAMWQDLKLDGKNFPKLSVRSVDGQTYCAKSGRKLTGRVAESFIIKDWTEVLTGSYSFSWLSWQVHRSLVFHVKGGSVAPFHHEFHRLDSSSKPVPSFVTFITVPHILPLYITSRAAQHDNTGAACHLKSRQSPTMGHWAWTGNAQKTQTTAKTSVLSNPKSPALDCNKYDNQHLQKEGTAAQTHTKPPPLYPKLLFLPRTLQRLSVEESKHTVMGVPARHDAKAHEEPAENNQNPIPSHSKTLGPTQVSYDRCQFANAKVQGSNPIHAGNHSQVPQTTVCYQSTLKNSNLDHDGVGTEGFFFQQRNGNRLTKPPGISAAGLNTHRGVKSDDPKLLSPPTSPQKQAKTGPKFPSTHSRGHISGLQTNIPPPGTRRPDQLQSQRQTPGRTRQPPTEAPGSKLTSTATGTQPRPRLQTHPEQNMQPQTSQQAKPPPRLNWIHTARPRPVARTSSFDTTYGTGQMTTSGRSGWRPAPADMNTLLRRSKSLTDRRSAGFNQNMTMDI, encoded by the exons ATGTCATCGTTTTTACGTTCTTGTTTGCTGCCATTTCtgattatgattttgttttttttgccccttcCAGATATGAAGTGGGCCGATCCTGTCCTGGGTGAGCCCCGTGTTTATTTCCCCTCTGACAGAAGTGCTGCTGGCATGAAGGACCTGGTCAGAGAGTTCATCAGAAAGGCTACAATG GCCCTGGCCATAGTGATAGACAGCTTCACCGACGTGGAGCTGCTCTGTGATATCCTGGAGGCCAGCAGGAAGAGGAACGTGTCCGTCCACCTGCTGTTGGATCATGTCGACCTCGACCTGTTTGTCGCCATGTGGCAGGACCTCAAACTCGACGGCAAAAACTTCCCT AAATTGTCAGTCCGCAGCGTCGATGGACAGACCTACTGTGCCAAGTCGGGCAGGAAGCTGACGGGTCGGGTCGCTGAGAGTTTCATCATCAAGGACTGGACCGAGGTGCTGACTGGCTCGTACAG TTTCTCCTGGCTGTCGTGGCAGGTCCATCGGAGTCTTGTTTTTCACGTGAAGGGCGGCTCCGTCGCACCTTTCCATCACGAATTCCACCGGCTCGACTCCAGCTCCAAACCAGTTCCCAgctttgtcactttcatcactGTGCCTCATATTCTCCCTCTTTACATCACATCACGTGCAGCCCAGCACGACAACACTGGTGCTGCTTGTCATTTGAAATCCAGGCAGTCCCCCACAATGGGCCACTGGGCTTGGACTGGAAACGCTCAAAAGACCCAGACAACAGCAAAAACGTCAGTTTTATCAAATCCAAAGAGTCCAGCATTGGACTGCAACAAATATGACAACCAACATCTGCAAAAAGAAGGCACAgctgcacaaacgcacacaaaaccTCCACCGCTGTACCCGAAACTGTTGTTTCTACCAAGAACACTGCAACGTCTATCTGTAGAAGAGTCAAAGCACACAGTGATGGGTGTCCCCGCAAGGCATGATGCAAAAGCACACGAGGAACCAGCGGAGAACAATCAAAACCCGATCCCGAGCCATTCAAAGACTCTGGGTCCGACCCAGGTCTCGTACGATCGGTGTCAGTTCGCCAATGCAAAGGTTCAAGGGTCAAACCCTATACACGCTGGAAACCACTCACAGGTACCGCAGACGACCGTCTGTTATCAGTCAACTTTGAAAAATTCAAATCTTGATCATGACGGTGTTGGTACCGAAGGATTTTTCTTTCAGCAGAGGAATGGAAACAGACTGACGAAGCCTCCAGGGATCTCTGCAGCAGgtctcaacacacacagaggagttaAATCTGATGATCCCAAACTACTGTCTCCTCCTACGTCACCTCAAAAACAAGCAAAGACAGGTCCTAAGTTCCCTTCGACCCATTCAAGAGGACACATATCTGGACTCCAAACCAACATCCCCCCTCCGGGAACCAGGAGGCCAGATCAGCTTCAGAGTCAGCGCCAAACCCCTGGTCGGACACGTCAACCTCCCACAGAGGCTCCAGGTTCTAAGTTGACATCAACAGCAACGGGAACTCAGCCCAGGCCTCGGCTCCAGACGCACCCCGAGCAGAATATGCAGCCCCAGACCTCCCAGCAGGCGAAGCCCCCTCCCAGGCTGAACTGGATTCACACTGCAAGGCCCAGACCGGTGGCTCGAACCAGCTCCTTTGACACAACCTACGGGACGGGACAGATGACCACGAGTGGACGGTCGGGCTGGAGGCCGGCGCCCGCCGACATGAACACACTACTGAGACGGAGCAAGAGCCTGACCGACAGACGCTCGGCAGGATTCAATCAAAACATGACTATGGACATATGA
- the zgc:101716 gene encoding uncharacterized protein C8orf76 isoform X2, translated as MEIFGSAFDDSVFLEARARVRVTLSAYNAKLCEPEWFCESAALDTDDSLEKQKVHKFRGDLALRQENYQKALDAYSCCLEWLDDKNMTIKRDVLEGMARCCTKLGQRDRALDLADLLSKDASNTCHLISLLLLKVSIYQHFGVVGPKVSSLQRLCCLLPFNPWHWLNLGQTCLQLLDNGSYPSKRKEEEQTDGGTEEEEQQQEDEEAADMDEDRLRLKACTCFLRTRLLLTILRQQQSSFVLQRSERALQTTDEALQRLNPKESTLHTLTEVMSEDLVPEKMREDYQDGESLASVCVQSFRERWWNKILHTGVSETDGDLCRTMPDTTS; from the exons ATGGAGATATTCGGGAGCGCGTTTGACGACTCTGTGTTTTTGGAGGCGAGAGCCCGAGTCCGCGTGACTCTGTCTGCGTACAATGCCAAACTGTGTGAACCAGAG TGGTTCTGTGAGAGTGCTGCTCTCGATACAGACGATTCTCTGGAGAAGCAGAAAGTTCACAAGTTCAGAGGCGACTTGGCCTTGAGACAAGAGAACTATCAG AAAGCCTTGGACGCGTACAGCTGCTGTCTGGAGTGGCTTGACGACAAAAACATGACCATCAAAAGAGATGTCCTGGAGGGAATGGCCCGATGCTGCACAAAActcggacagagagacagggcaCTGGACTTGGCTGACCTACTG AGCAAAGACGCCTCCAACACCTGTCACCTGATCAGCCTCCTGCTGCTTAAG GTGAGCATCTACCAGCATTTTGGAGTTGTCGGACCAAAGGTGTCGTCTCTGCAGCGGTTGTGTTGTCTGCTGCCCTTCAACCCCTGGCACTGGCTCAACCTGGGCCAGACgtgtctgcagctgctggacaaCG GATCCTATCCCTctaagagaaaagaagaagagcagactgatggagggacagaggaggaggagcagcagcaggaggatgaggaggcagcAGACATGGATGAAGACAGACTCCGTCTCAAAGCTTGCACTTGTTTCCTCAGGACGAG ACTCCTGTTGACGATCCTTCGGCAGCAGCAGTCCTCCTTTGTGTTGCAACGCAGTGAACGTGCCCTGCAGACGACAGACGAGGCGCTACAGCGGCTGAACCCCAAAGAATCAACGCTGCACACGCTCACTGAG GTGATGTCAGAGGACCTGGTTCCAGAGAAGATGAGGGAAGACTACCAGGACGGGGAGAGTctggccagtgtgtgtgtgcagagtttCAGAGAGCGCTGGTGGAACAAGATCTTACACACCGGCGTGTCAGAGACTGACGGAGATCTGTGTCGGACAATGCCGGACACAACGTCCTGA
- the zgc:101716 gene encoding uncharacterized protein C8orf76 isoform X1: MEIFGSAFDDSVFLEARARVRVTLSAYNAKLCEPEWFCESAALDTDDSLEKQKVHKFRGDLALRQENYQKALDAYSCCLEWLDDKNMTIKRDVLEGMARCCTKLGQRDRALDLADLLSKDASNTCHLISLLLLKVSIYQHFGVVGPKVSSLQRLCCLLPFNPWHWLNLGQTCLQLLDNGSTRSYPSKRKEEEQTDGGTEEEEQQQEDEEAADMDEDRLRLKACTCFLRTRLLLTILRQQQSSFVLQRSERALQTTDEALQRLNPKESTLHTLTEVMSEDLVPEKMREDYQDGESLASVCVQSFRERWWNKILHTGVSETDGDLCRTMPDTTS, encoded by the exons ATGGAGATATTCGGGAGCGCGTTTGACGACTCTGTGTTTTTGGAGGCGAGAGCCCGAGTCCGCGTGACTCTGTCTGCGTACAATGCCAAACTGTGTGAACCAGAG TGGTTCTGTGAGAGTGCTGCTCTCGATACAGACGATTCTCTGGAGAAGCAGAAAGTTCACAAGTTCAGAGGCGACTTGGCCTTGAGACAAGAGAACTATCAG AAAGCCTTGGACGCGTACAGCTGCTGTCTGGAGTGGCTTGACGACAAAAACATGACCATCAAAAGAGATGTCCTGGAGGGAATGGCCCGATGCTGCACAAAActcggacagagagacagggcaCTGGACTTGGCTGACCTACTG AGCAAAGACGCCTCCAACACCTGTCACCTGATCAGCCTCCTGCTGCTTAAG GTGAGCATCTACCAGCATTTTGGAGTTGTCGGACCAAAGGTGTCGTCTCTGCAGCGGTTGTGTTGTCTGCTGCCCTTCAACCCCTGGCACTGGCTCAACCTGGGCCAGACgtgtctgcagctgctggacaaCGGTAGCACGA GATCCTATCCCTctaagagaaaagaagaagagcagactgatggagggacagaggaggaggagcagcagcaggaggatgaggaggcagcAGACATGGATGAAGACAGACTCCGTCTCAAAGCTTGCACTTGTTTCCTCAGGACGAG ACTCCTGTTGACGATCCTTCGGCAGCAGCAGTCCTCCTTTGTGTTGCAACGCAGTGAACGTGCCCTGCAGACGACAGACGAGGCGCTACAGCGGCTGAACCCCAAAGAATCAACGCTGCACACGCTCACTGAG GTGATGTCAGAGGACCTGGTTCCAGAGAAGATGAGGGAAGACTACCAGGACGGGGAGAGTctggccagtgtgtgtgtgcagagtttCAGAGAGCGCTGGTGGAACAAGATCTTACACACCGGCGTGTCAGAGACTGACGGAGATCTGTGTCGGACAATGCCGGACACAACGTCCTGA